In Castanea sativa cultivar Marrone di Chiusa Pesio chromosome 6, ASM4071231v1, a single window of DNA contains:
- the LOC142641501 gene encoding uncharacterized protein LOC142641501 — MGGSYHKGNSNTNGGGHSHRGKPYGLMLLLAFGAALLGVMLLHKLRERRIFNLLVQEKDQELISFQLLLQKEKDYSKEMKRKNEEMKAKIYSLRNQKMELDRRILEKQSTIDSLKDEKRTMESALEEKQNEFKMLSEKEIDPGKENSQLITLMESLKQKEIEDLKHRLEYPVKVWSVSTDDPSSPPVNLTVNGSVAGQDQSEVIMSNKEGEQLQESGNYMRDENSTSEDGNELKSNNFGEAGSIVRVEEGTENKAEDTTRREMMREQMQKLENSQDGLKNGSYVIEKPIEEVQGNKNEDSQNGGDFGIGKRDDEMKVIGKLENSQERDRQELDEIHKDERKLEEPENSSIGRISRMRGKHGHASKTKGKKWRVLVKNRWLENNGNSVNDKAVRMKSRNFFLGDQDGLKGRTTENKDKMEREGGEMGVNDPMEVRKAVDSSDGKDLTSNLVNADTNHQVVSGQEMLENPHNFPKVVQLLKNGTANGDVSNIILDDRKRKLDKVRESSEEHEASGIQQDTSSGNINEVEKDTEQTSIDETTEVTEDLEDGNEQESEKGEDDLEDVEEKEYKEDTDES; from the exons ATGGGTGGATCTTATCATAAGGGTAATAGCAACACTAATGGTGGTGGGCATAGCCATAGGGGGAAGCCATACGGGTTGATGTTGCTGCTGGCATTTGGGGCGGCATTGCTTGGTGTCATGCTCCTTCATAAACTCAGAGAGAGGCGCATCTTCAACCTTCTTGTTCAAGAGAAAGATCAGGAACTCATTTCTTTTCAGCTCCTCTTGCAG AAGGAAAAAGACTACTCcaaagaaatgaaaaggaaGAATGAAGAGATGAAAGCAAAGATATACTCCCTTAGAAACCAAAAGATGGAGCTTGACAGAAGGATTCTAGAGAAGCAGTCTACTATTGATTCACTAAAAGATGAAAAGAGAACCATGGAGTCTGCACTCGAGGAGAAGCAGAATGAGTTCAAAATGTTAAGTGAGAAAGAGATTGATCcaggaaaagaaaattctcaATTGATAACTCTAATGGAAAGCTTGAAGCAGAAGGAAATCGAGGATTTGAAACACCGTCTTGAGTACCCAGTTAAGGTTTGGTCAGTAAGTACTGATGACCCATCAAGCCCACCTGTGAATTTAACTGTGAATGGAAGTGTGGCAGGACAAGATCAAAGTGAGGTCATTATGAGTAATAAAGAGGGTGAGCAACTACAAGAATCCGGTAATTACATGCGCGATGAAAATTCAACAAGTGAAGATGGAAATGAACTTAAATCGAACAATTTTGGAGAGGCTGGGAGTATAGTAAGAGTTGAAGAAGGAACTGAAAATAAAGCAGAAGATACTACAAGGAGGGAGATGATGAGAGAACAGATGCAAAAACTAGAAAATTCGCAAGATGGTCTTAAAAATGGAAGCTATGTTATTGAGAAGCCTATTGAAGAGGTTCaaggaaataaaaatgaagattcTCAAAATGGGGGTGATTTTGGCATTGGCAAAAGAGATGATGAGATGAAAGTAATAGGAAAACTTGAAAATTCTCAAGAACGTGACCGTCAGGAACTTGATGAGATTCATAAGGATGAGAGAAAATTAGAAGAACCGGAGAATTCTAGCATTGGTAGAATTTCTAGAATGAGAGGGAAACATGGCCATGCTAGTAAAACAAAGGGAAAGAAATGGAGAGTGCTTGTCAAGAATAGGTGGTTGGAGAACAATGGGAATTCAGTAAATGATAAAGCAGTGAGAATGaaaagtagaaatttttttttaggggatcAAGATGGATTGAAGGGAAGGACTACTGAGAACAAGGATAAAATGgaaagagagggaggagagatGGGTGTTAATGACCCAATGGAAGTAAGAAAAGCTGTTGATTCTTCAGATGGAAAAGATCTGACTAGCAATCTTGTTAATGCTGATACAAATCATCAAGTGGTAAGTGGACAAGAAATGTTGGAAAATCCCCATAATTTTCCAAAAGTAGTCCAGCTTCTGAAAAATGGAACTGCCAATGGTGATGTGAGCAACATTATATTGGATGATAGAAAGCGGAAACTAGACAAAGTGAGAGAGTCATCAGAAGAGCATGAAGCCAGTGGCATTCAACAAGACACAAGCAGCGGTAATATCAATGAAGTAGAAAAAGATACAGAACAAACAAGCATTGACGAGACAACTGAAGTGACAGAAGATTTGGAGGATGGCAATGAACAAGAATCAGAAAAAGGAGAAGATGATTTGGAAGatgtagaagaaaaagaatacaaagaaGACACTGATGAGTCTTGA